The Fusobacterium perfoetens genome has a segment encoding these proteins:
- the serS gene encoding serine--tRNA ligase — protein MLDLKFMRENREQVEKWLKQRGSDLTLDEFAKLDEERRVILGEVEALKNKRNNESAEIARLKKAKEDASELIKAMGEVSAKIKELDEKLAEVDEKIKYIQMTIPNKLSETTPIGKDEDENVEIRRWGEPRKFDFEPKSHWEIGEKLGILDFERGAKLSGSRFVLYRGGAARVERALINFMLDLHTEKHGYTEHITPFLVNREICEGTGQLPKFEEDMYRTDDDMFLISTSEITMTNIHRKEILDEKDLPKYYTAYSPCFRREAGSYGKDVKGIIRVHQFNKVEMVKLATPETSYDELEKMVDNAEDVLRILGLPYRVIALCSGDIGFGSAKTYDVEVWLPSQNKYREISSCSNCEDFQARRMGLKYRPNGSNKSEFVHTLNGSGLAVGRTLVAIMENYQQEDGSFLIPDALVPYMNGVKVVTK, from the coding sequence ATGTTAGACTTAAAATTTATGCGTGAAAATAGAGAACAAGTGGAGAAATGGCTTAAACAAAGAGGAAGTGACCTTACTCTTGATGAATTTGCAAAATTAGACGAAGAAAGAAGAGTTATCCTTGGAGAAGTTGAAGCTTTAAAAAATAAAAGAAATAATGAATCAGCTGAAATAGCAAGACTTAAAAAAGCTAAAGAAGATGCTTCTGAACTTATAAAAGCTATGGGAGAAGTTTCTGCTAAAATAAAAGAATTAGATGAAAAATTAGCTGAAGTTGATGAAAAAATAAAATATATCCAAATGACAATCCCTAACAAATTAAGTGAAACTACACCAATCGGTAAAGATGAAGATGAAAATGTTGAAATCAGAAGATGGGGAGAACCTAGAAAATTTGATTTTGAACCAAAATCTCACTGGGAAATTGGAGAAAAATTAGGAATATTAGATTTTGAAAGAGGAGCTAAATTATCTGGATCAAGATTCGTATTATACAGAGGAGGAGCTGCAAGAGTTGAAAGAGCATTAATAAACTTCATGCTAGATCTTCATACTGAAAAACACGGATATACAGAACACATTACTCCATTCTTAGTAAACAGAGAAATTTGTGAAGGAACAGGACAATTACCTAAATTTGAAGAAGATATGTATAGAACAGATGATGATATGTTTTTAATTTCTACTTCAGAAATTACAATGACAAACATCCACAGAAAAGAAATTTTAGATGAAAAAGATTTACCTAAATACTATACAGCATACTCTCCTTGTTTCAGAAGAGAAGCTGGATCTTATGGTAAAGATGTTAAAGGTATAATAAGAGTTCACCAATTCAACAAAGTAGAAATGGTTAAACTTGCTACTCCTGAAACTTCATATGATGAATTAGAAAAAATGGTAGATAATGCTGAAGATGTTTTAAGAATTTTAGGACTTCCATACAGAGTAATTGCTCTTTGCAGTGGAGATATTGGATTTGGATCTGCTAAAACTTATGATGTTGAAGTATGGTTACCTTCTCAAAATAAATACAGAGAAATTTCTTCTTGTTCAAACTGTGAAGATTTCCAAGCTAGAAGAATGGGACTTAAATACAGACCAAACGGAAGCAATAAAAGTGAATTCGTTCATACATTAAACGGATCAGGACTTGCAGTAGGAAGAACATTAGTTGCAATAATGGAAAACTACCAACAAGAAGATGGATCATTCTTAATTCCTGATGCATTAGTGCCTTATATGAACGGAGTAAAAGTTGTTACTAAATAG
- the lpxD gene encoding UDP-3-O-(3-hydroxymyristoyl)glucosamine N-acyltransferase, which translates to MSYKISEIASLLESEIKGDKNLVVRGLSPFFQAKEDELTFASDEKFLHKLNETKAKVIIVPDIPLPENIGKTYIVAKIDPRKLMPKLLAYFKKPLKKMEKPIEDSAVIAASAEIAPHVYIGHDVKIGENTIIYPNVTICEGVTIGDNCVIYPNVTIREFCEIGNRVVIQPGAVIGADGFGFVKVNGNNQKIDQIGRVILEDDVEVGANTTIDRGAIGDTVVKKFAKFDNLIQIGHNVIIGENFLMASQSGIAGSTEVGNNVTIGGQVGIGGHIKIGNNIMVAAKSGITGNVKDNQVLGGHPIVPLQESLKIQAGLKKLPELLKRVKKLEQEINDKEK; encoded by the coding sequence GTGAGCTATAAAATAAGTGAAATAGCTAGTCTTCTTGAAAGTGAAATTAAAGGAGACAAAAATCTTGTTGTAAGAGGTCTGTCTCCTTTTTTTCAAGCTAAAGAAGATGAGCTTACATTTGCATCAGATGAAAAATTTCTGCATAAATTAAATGAAACAAAGGCAAAGGTAATTATTGTTCCTGATATACCTCTTCCTGAAAATATAGGAAAGACATATATAGTAGCAAAAATTGATCCTAGAAAACTTATGCCTAAACTTTTAGCATATTTTAAAAAGCCTTTGAAAAAAATGGAAAAGCCTATTGAAGATTCAGCTGTAATAGCTGCTTCTGCTGAAATAGCTCCTCATGTTTATATAGGACATGATGTAAAAATAGGGGAAAATACAATAATTTATCCAAATGTAACAATCTGTGAAGGAGTTACAATAGGTGATAACTGTGTAATTTATCCAAATGTAACAATAAGAGAATTTTGTGAAATTGGAAACAGAGTTGTTATTCAGCCAGGAGCTGTAATTGGAGCTGATGGATTTGGATTTGTTAAAGTAAATGGAAATAACCAAAAAATAGATCAGATAGGAAGAGTTATTTTAGAAGATGATGTTGAAGTAGGAGCAAATACAACTATTGACAGAGGAGCAATAGGTGACACTGTGGTTAAGAAATTTGCAAAATTTGACAATTTAATTCAGATAGGACACAATGTAATAATAGGTGAAAACTTCCTTATGGCTTCTCAGTCAGGAATAGCAGGAAGTACAGAAGTAGGAAATAATGTAACAATCGGAGGACAGGTTGGAATAGGTGGGCATATCAAAATAGGAAATAATATTATGGTTGCTGCTAAATCAGGAATAACAGGAAATGTTAAAGATAACCAAGTCCTTGGAGGACATCCTATAGTACCTCTTCAGGAAAGCTTAAAAATTCAGGCAGGACTTAAAAAACTTCCTGAACTTTTAAAAAGAGTTAAAAAACTTGAACAAGAAATAAATGACAAAGAAAAATAA
- a CDS encoding OmpH family outer membrane protein, whose amino-acid sequence MKKLSVLALAAVMSASAFAAKVGVVNTQELFYKYSKTKVIEQNLKKQGASLDNTLNQKQVELKKLQLELQAKGSKVTDAEKKAFEDKVKALDKFVRDAQMKLEKERNTRLQEVENTMKNAINKVAKADKYDYVLEAGAVKFGGTDITAKVLQEMEKSK is encoded by the coding sequence ATGAAAAAATTATCAGTTTTAGCATTAGCAGCTGTTATGTCAGCATCAGCTTTTGCAGCAAAAGTAGGAGTAGTAAATACTCAGGAATTATTCTACAAATATTCTAAAACAAAAGTTATAGAACAAAACTTAAAGAAACAAGGAGCTTCTCTTGATAATACTTTAAATCAAAAGCAAGTTGAGCTTAAAAAACTTCAGCTTGAACTTCAAGCAAAAGGAAGTAAAGTAACTGATGCTGAGAAAAAAGCTTTTGAAGATAAAGTAAAAGCTCTTGATAAATTTGTAAGAGATGCACAAATGAAGCTTGAAAAAGAAAGAAACACAAGACTTCAAGAAGTTGAAAACACAATGAAAAATGCTATCAACAAAGTTGCAAAAGCAGATAAATATGATTATGTTTTAGAAGCAGGAGCAGTAAAATTTGGTGGAACTGATATTACTGCAAAAGTTTTACAAGAAATGGAAAAATCTAAATAA
- a CDS encoding BamA/OMP85 family outer membrane protein gives MRKQLTILLSFLLLVFAYGADANSYKIEKIVVENIQEIPEASILSIMKEKVGDKYSAKDMIADYQKIKELDYVGSVSIYPQYYNEGVKLVVDIREKRDTKDLLTKNGIIPMSERDKIDKTVIVKGVEVYGNISMKKKDILKYIPVKTGGYFSKKKVLDGYRSLGESGYFSQVVPDVIKDGNGVTVVYYVTENPTITGVNIIGNTVYSTDELLGLLETKPNETLNFNSLRKDREAIIQKYSKDGYVLARVIDIGLNNSYGLDIYITEGIVRDIKLQKMVTKQKGNRRQASDTLLKTKDYVIEREIEFKEGDIFNINRYTDTENNLKRLGYIKNVKYEARDILGDSDGKEIVLLIDEDRTARLQGAISYGSELGLMGMLSLEETNWKGKGQTTSFTYEKSDEDYSSMSISFSDPWIKDTDRISWGWSLYKNDYENDDSEAFSKIDTYGFRINVGKGITRNVRLGLGTKIEHVTTEPDDSLPEERIKQYGYYEDKYYLWSLFPSITYDTRNSFFNPTRGEYARWQVEGGYASGENADYFTNTTIELRKYHQGFFKKNTFAYRAVFGIQSDSTKESQRYWVGGSSTLRGYDGGTFRGTRKFTGTIENRTEFNDVLGGVLFFDFGRAWDYKGIDQGYYNSRENADEKMPDGIAMAAGVGLRINTPMGPLRFDFGWPIRDDEESGMQFYFNMGQSF, from the coding sequence ATGAGAAAACAGCTAACGATTTTATTAAGTTTTCTTCTGCTGGTATTTGCTTATGGTGCTGATGCTAACAGCTACAAAATTGAAAAAATTGTAGTTGAAAACATTCAGGAAATACCTGAAGCTTCAATACTTAGCATAATGAAAGAAAAAGTCGGAGACAAATATTCTGCTAAAGATATGATAGCAGACTACCAAAAAATCAAAGAACTTGATTATGTTGGAAGTGTTTCAATATATCCACAGTATTATAACGAAGGTGTAAAACTTGTTGTGGATATAAGAGAAAAGAGAGATACAAAAGATTTACTGACAAAAAATGGAATCATTCCAATGTCTGAAAGAGACAAAATAGACAAAACGGTTATTGTAAAAGGTGTTGAAGTCTATGGAAACATCAGTATGAAAAAGAAAGATATATTAAAATATATTCCTGTTAAAACAGGAGGATATTTTTCTAAGAAAAAAGTTCTGGACGGATACAGAAGTCTTGGAGAGTCAGGATACTTCTCACAAGTTGTGCCTGATGTAATAAAAGATGGAAACGGAGTTACAGTTGTTTACTATGTAACAGAAAACCCTACAATCACTGGAGTAAACATTATAGGAAACACAGTTTATTCAACAGATGAGCTGTTAGGATTATTGGAAACAAAACCTAACGAAACATTAAACTTTAATTCATTAAGAAAAGACAGAGAAGCAATAATACAAAAATATAGTAAAGATGGTTATGTTCTTGCCAGAGTAATAGATATTGGACTTAACAATAGTTATGGTCTTGATATTTATATTACAGAAGGTATAGTAAGAGATATAAAACTTCAAAAGATGGTTACAAAACAAAAAGGAAACAGAAGACAAGCTTCTGATACTCTTTTAAAAACAAAAGATTATGTAATAGAAAGAGAAATTGAATTCAAAGAAGGAGATATCTTTAATATCAACAGATATACTGATACAGAAAATAACTTAAAAAGACTTGGTTATATTAAAAATGTTAAGTATGAAGCAAGAGATATTTTAGGAGACTCTGACGGTAAAGAAATTGTTCTTTTAATAGATGAAGACAGAACAGCAAGACTTCAAGGAGCTATTTCTTATGGTTCTGAACTTGGACTTATGGGAATGCTTTCACTTGAAGAAACAAACTGGAAGGGTAAAGGACAGACTACATCATTTACTTATGAAAAATCAGACGAAGATTACAGCAGCATGTCAATCAGCTTCTCAGATCCATGGATAAAAGATACTGATAGAATTTCATGGGGATGGAGCTTATATAAAAATGACTATGAAAATGACGACAGTGAGGCATTCAGCAAGATTGACACTTATGGATTCAGAATCAATGTTGGAAAAGGTATTACAAGAAATGTAAGATTAGGACTTGGAACAAAAATTGAACATGTAACAACTGAACCTGATGACAGTTTACCAGAAGAAAGAATAAAACAATATGGATATTATGAAGATAAATATTATTTATGGAGTTTATTCCCTTCAATAACTTATGATACAAGAAATAGCTTCTTCAATCCTACAAGAGGAGAATATGCAAGATGGCAAGTTGAAGGAGGATATGCTTCAGGAGAAAATGCAGATTACTTCACTAATACAACTATTGAACTTAGAAAATATCATCAAGGATTCTTTAAAAAGAATACATTTGCATACAGAGCAGTATTTGGTATCCAATCTGACTCTACAAAAGAATCACAAAGATATTGGGTTGGAGGAAGCAGTACTTTAAGAGGATATGATGGTGGAACATTCAGAGGTACTAGAAAATTCACTGGTACAATAGAAAACAGAACAGAGTTTAATGATGTACTTGGAGGAGTATTATTCTTTGATTTTGGTAGAGCATGGGATTATAAAGGTATTGACCAAGGTTATTACAATTCAAGAGAAAATGCTGATGAAAAAATGCCTGATGGTATAGCTATGGCAGCAGGTGTTGGACTTAGAATCAACACTCCAATGGGACCACTTAGATTTGACTTTGGTTGGCCAATAAGAGATGACGAAGAAAGCGGAATGCAGTTCTACTTCAATATGGGACAATCATTCTAA
- a CDS encoding TIGR03936 family radical SAM-associated protein: MKKRLFFNKYEEMKYISHLDLLRFMDRILRKSGIPVKYSQGFHPRPKISLGNPISLGTDAFNEAMDIELREDMTNEELFRRLNNKCVIGFEFTKVMDIDGKTSIAEEYKEMKFEIQGPGSSIEKIENLLSQDEIILTKEKKGKIESKDLKPRIKKYEIDRENQKITMILENMSPNSLLNICGVKAEEVSIKKYGMIEI; encoded by the coding sequence ATGAAGAAGAGATTGTTTTTTAACAAGTACGAAGAAATGAAATATATTTCTCACTTAGACCTTTTGAGATTTATGGACAGAATTTTGAGAAAGAGTGGGATACCTGTGAAATACAGTCAGGGATTTCACCCAAGACCAAAAATCTCTTTGGGAAATCCTATCTCTTTGGGAACAGATGCTTTTAATGAGGCAATGGATATTGAATTGAGAGAAGATATGACAAATGAAGAGTTATTCAGAAGACTGAATAATAAATGTGTCATAGGATTTGAGTTTACCAAAGTGATGGATATTGATGGAAAAACATCAATAGCTGAGGAATATAAAGAGATGAAATTTGAAATTCAGGGACCAGGCTCCTCCATAGAGAAAATAGAAAATCTTTTATCACAGGATGAAATAATCCTTACAAAAGAGAAAAAAGGAAAAATAGAAAGTAAAGATTTAAAACCAAGAATTAAAAAATATGAGATAGATAGAGAAAATCAAAAAATTACAATGATACTTGAAAATATGTCACCTAACTCACTTTTAAATATATGTGGTGTTAAGGCTGAGGAAGTATCAATAAAAAAATATGGAATGATTGAAATATAA